A genomic window from Candidatus Latescibacter sp. includes:
- a CDS encoding cell division protein ZapA encodes MNESYKTTLIKIMGEEYPIKSDADSEYMQNLARYVEEKILSISSKIKLPPHLKPEILAALVIADEYFSEKQKNAEVDRKLNKLMLVLEENF; translated from the coding sequence ATGAACGAATCATATAAAACCACATTAATAAAGATCATGGGGGAGGAATACCCCATCAAAAGCGATGCCGATTCAGAATACATGCAGAATCTTGCACGGTATGTTGAGGAAAAAATTTTGAGTATATCCTCCAAGATCAAACTTCCTCCTCATCTTAAACCCGAAATTCTGGCGGCGCTTGTCATAGCGGATGAATATTTCAGCGAGAAACAGAAAAACGCTGAAGTAGATCGAAAATTAAATAAATTAATGTTGGTTCTCGAGGAAAACTTTTGA
- the rpmI gene encoding 50S ribosomal protein L35: MPKMKSVKSAVKRFRLTAGGRVKRGKAYASHLLKQKSTKRKRNYRRPAFLTSADEKRIKDMIL, encoded by the coding sequence ATGCCCAAGATGAAATCTGTTAAATCAGCGGTGAAACGTTTCAGGCTGACTGCAGGCGGCCGGGTAAAACGCGGCAAGGCTTATGCCAGTCATCTTCTGAAACAGAAATCCACCAAGAGGAAGCGGAATTACCGTCGCCCCGCTTTCCTTACATCAGCAGATGAAAAGCGTATCAAGGATATGATCCTGTAA
- the infC gene encoding translation initiation factor IF-3, whose product MNEKKVRVNEQIQISPIRLIDGEGKQVGIVPIEEALRLADQAHLDLVEVSPTAKPPVCRIMDYGKFKYEISKKVRTARKHRHVIHVKEIKLRSEISEHDFNFKMKHAEEFLQRGDKVKFTLVFRGREALHRDIGEGVLKKVTQALEEKAVIESGIRSEGRNLMMIVAPK is encoded by the coding sequence ATCAACGAGAAAAAAGTCCGAGTAAATGAACAGATTCAAATCTCACCTATACGGTTGATTGACGGAGAGGGAAAACAGGTGGGCATCGTTCCCATTGAAGAAGCCTTGCGGCTGGCAGATCAGGCGCACCTTGATCTGGTTGAGGTTTCGCCGACCGCCAAACCTCCGGTATGCCGTATCATGGACTATGGCAAGTTCAAGTATGAGATATCGAAGAAGGTAAGAACTGCCCGTAAACATCGTCATGTCATCCATGTCAAGGAAATTAAGCTGCGTTCGGAGATTTCAGAGCATGATTTCAATTTCAAGATGAAACATGCTGAAGAGTTCTTGCAGCGAGGGGACAAGGTAAAATTTACTCTCGTGTTCCGTGGTCGCGAGGCTTTGCATCGAGATATAGGGGAAGGCGTTCTGAAGAAGGTTACCCAGGCCCTTGAGGAAAAAGCGGTAATAGAATCCGGTATACGATCCGAGGGCCGTAATCTCATGATGATTGTGGCCCCGAAGTAA
- the thrS gene encoding threonine--tRNA ligase translates to MIVTFPDGSTREFPENSTFLDVAKSISEGFARKVLAARANGGLYDLTRQVPGDVSVTFLTFDDEEGRRVYWHSTAHVMAAAVKRLFPQARVAIGPSIDDGFYYDFDVEKPFTEEDIQRIEAEMEAVVDENPSFVRVDTTREKAMDLFRDEGETYKMEIASELGDGVPVSLYRLGQFTDLCRGPHIPAAGMIKAFNILNTAGAYWRGDERNRMLQRIYGVSFPDKKMLSERLVWLEEVKKRDHRVLGAKLDLFSVDDEIGPGLILWHPNGALIRDIIEDYWRSEHRKRGYHLVFTPHIASERTYRRSGHLENYAGNMYSPMDVDGTPYYVKPMNCPGHIKIFKSRMRSYRELPLRLCELGTVYRYERSGVLHGLLRVRGFTQDDSHIFCTPEQVVDEVRGVLNFVVEILQIFGYDYTAYLSTRPEKSLGDDDSWNNAIAALKKALEQNNAKYIIDPGEGVFYGPKIDIKLRDVLGRMWQGPTIQVDFNLADRFDINYVGNDGLEHRVVMIHRVVLGSMERFVGGLIEHFGGAFPIWISPVQVSIMPITDAQHDYAAALAERMRAAGIRVELDRRNEKVNRKIRDAEEMKIPYMLVIGQKEVNAGTVSVRKRGKSDIGVLPEEEIITRIRRENDEKSRD, encoded by the coding sequence ATGATTGTTACATTTCCTGATGGGAGCACAAGGGAATTCCCGGAGAATTCAACTTTTCTCGATGTGGCGAAGTCCATAAGCGAGGGATTTGCCCGCAAGGTTCTCGCCGCCAGGGCGAATGGCGGCCTGTATGATTTGACACGACAGGTTCCGGGCGATGTTTCCGTGACCTTTTTGACTTTTGATGATGAAGAAGGACGCCGGGTGTACTGGCATTCAACCGCCCATGTCATGGCGGCGGCGGTGAAACGGCTGTTCCCGCAGGCGCGGGTTGCCATCGGCCCGTCGATAGATGACGGATTCTACTATGATTTCGATGTGGAGAAACCGTTCACTGAAGAGGACATCCAGAGAATTGAAGCTGAGATGGAAGCGGTGGTGGATGAAAATCCGTCTTTCGTTCGGGTGGATACGACCCGTGAAAAAGCAATGGACCTGTTCCGTGACGAGGGCGAAACCTACAAGATGGAGATCGCCTCCGAGCTTGGGGATGGGGTGCCAGTGAGCCTGTATCGGCTGGGACAGTTCACCGACCTTTGCCGTGGCCCTCATATTCCCGCAGCCGGAATGATCAAGGCATTCAATATCCTGAACACCGCGGGCGCCTACTGGCGGGGAGACGAGAGAAACCGTATGCTCCAGCGTATCTACGGCGTTTCGTTCCCGGATAAAAAGATGCTTTCCGAACGGCTCGTCTGGCTGGAGGAGGTAAAGAAGCGCGACCACCGTGTTCTCGGCGCCAAACTCGACCTGTTCAGTGTGGACGATGAAATCGGCCCGGGGCTGATTCTCTGGCACCCGAACGGCGCATTGATCCGTGATATTATCGAGGATTACTGGCGCAGCGAACACCGGAAACGGGGATACCATCTCGTATTTACCCCTCACATAGCTTCGGAGCGGACTTACCGTCGCTCCGGGCATCTGGAGAATTACGCCGGAAACATGTATTCACCGATGGATGTCGATGGCACTCCCTACTATGTGAAACCCATGAACTGTCCCGGGCATATCAAAATCTTCAAATCGCGGATGCGGTCATACCGGGAGCTTCCCCTGCGCCTCTGCGAGCTGGGAACGGTTTACCGGTATGAGCGTTCGGGAGTATTGCACGGCCTTCTGCGCGTCCGTGGATTTACCCAGGATGATTCGCATATTTTCTGTACTCCGGAGCAGGTGGTGGATGAAGTCAGGGGAGTTCTGAATTTTGTTGTTGAAATACTGCAAATATTTGGTTATGATTATACTGCATATCTTTCGACTCGACCTGAAAAATCCCTGGGAGACGATGATTCCTGGAATAATGCTATTGCTGCTCTGAAAAAAGCCCTTGAACAAAACAATGCGAAGTATATCATCGATCCGGGCGAGGGTGTATTCTACGGCCCCAAAATTGATATCAAGCTCAGGGATGTTCTCGGCAGGATGTGGCAGGGACCGACCATTCAGGTTGATTTTAACCTCGCCGATCGTTTCGACATAAATTATGTGGGGAATGATGGTCTGGAACACCGAGTGGTGATGATCCATCGGGTGGTTCTCGGTTCCATGGAACGCTTTGTTGGCGGGCTGATCGAGCATTTCGGCGGCGCATTTCCTATTTGGATTTCGCCGGTTCAGGTCAGTATCATGCCGATAACCGATGCCCAGCACGATTATGCCGCAGCTTTGGCGGAGCGGATGAGGGCGGCGGGAATAAGGGTCGAATTAGACCGGCGAAACGAGAAGGTAAATCGGAAGATTCGCGATGCCGAGGAAATGAAGATTCCTTACATGCTGGTGATCGGACAAAAGGAAGTGAATGCCGGAACGGTATCGGTGCGTAAGCGCGGGAAGAGTGATATCGGCGTACTACCGGAAGAAGAGATCATAACCCGTATTCGCAGGGAAAACGACGAAAAGTCACGGGATTGA
- the rplT gene encoding 50S ribosomal protein L20, which translates to MPRVSSSVASKKRKNKVLKMAKGFRGGRSKLFRTAQETLDRALVYSYRGRKERKRDFRSLWIARINAAAKLNGVSYSVLVDALSKSDIRLNRKMLADLAVRDSAAFKAILDMAMAVS; encoded by the coding sequence ATGCCAAGAGTATCTTCCAGTGTGGCTTCCAAAAAAAGGAAGAACAAAGTATTAAAAATGGCCAAAGGTTTCCGGGGGGGGCGCTCCAAACTTTTCAGGACCGCTCAGGAGACCCTGGATCGCGCCCTGGTTTATTCCTACCGGGGGAGAAAAGAGCGCAAGAGAGATTTTCGCAGCCTCTGGATAGCGAGGATCAACGCCGCCGCCAAACTGAACGGGGTATCCTATTCTGTTTTGGTCGATGCCCTCTCCAAGAGTGATATCAGGCTGAACCGCAAGATGCTTGCCGATCTGGCAGTAAGAGACAGCGCAGCCTTCAAGGCAATTTTAGACATGGCTATGGCTGTCAGCTAA